The genomic DNA AGAAGCTCCAGGAGCAGCCCTTCACTAGAGGCGCATACTACATTCTTAGATTATCTAATCCTCGTTTTTCTTAATGCATCTACTAGTTGGAGGTTGCGGGCAGGACATATATTCATGTGGCTGAAGGAACACAACGTCTTTTTTTTTTNtttttttttttttttttttttttaagatttggaATTGGCTTCATTGTTTCTacctttttatgtttgatttctGATTAGAAACATGGTTTCAAATGTGCAGTTTGTCAATGATTTTCACGGTCTTATCAGTCCCGTGCCTAAAGGGACTTCGCTTCCTCTTGTCTTACTCAGTTACTTGGTGAAGGTGCCAaagatattttgaatttttttacaaCAGTTGTTCATGTCTTGATTTGATCCAGTCTTtaacttttggttttcttttgttggttgACCGTTTCAGTCCAAGAACGCACTGGTGTCGACCTTCTTGTCCTTTGATCAAATCGTTTGGCTTGGTAGATTATGCATATATAAGGTTGGATAAGTTTAAGGCAAAAATCCATATTGGTCTCTTGATGTTTAAGGTTGGACCGGGCCTGTTCTTCGCTATGGTACTTCGCTcttctttgtttgttcttttattgGTGCTAGAGTGAAAACCTTCATAAGTTTTGTTTAGAGTGTGTgcaagtatttttctttttacttattacacaagttttttgaaattttaaatcctCAACTAGGTGTTCTACCATTGgactatgtaaaaaaataatagacaTTCATAAGTGtctaacttttaaaatttgcattttttcaattataaatataGTTGGATCCCATTTGGAGATGCTCTAATAAGTCTATAGAGACCCCTTCTGGGAAAGGAGTAGAAAATGTAATAGGATTGGTGCACAAGACCGATACATACAATGATACGTGATCATGGTTAGGTAGATTAGAGTATGGTTAGGACGTTTTAATTAATTGGTTTTGGTGCTTTAGTTTGTGCATTTGGTTTTCATATTTTCCATTCTACATTAaagtattttgtattttctactAGATAAGGATCCGCCCgttgtgcgggtttaaagttttgtaaataaaattaaatttaacaaaaatatattaaaatttgttgtacgttatttataatttttatttttattataatatactgatctatatctatttacaaatcttttatgtatgttaccattaaaaacaTACTTTTTTACACCTATATaatgtatgttacaaatatatttttaccaccacctagaaaatgtctgtatgaacacattaaaccaactattatattttttttttacttttatttttgcataatttttttaattattaaaacatttcgAATAAAAATAGTGTATAACCaactatggagagaaccttggctccgtcctcctcccttatggagagaaccttgcgtccatcCTCCTCCATCATGATGAAAAACttggctccaccttcctcccttggggagataaccttgcgtccaacctcctccaccatagagagaacctcagctCTGTCCTCCTCATGTGTGAAGAGAACATATTCACattttttagctatctcaaaatagcttgctTGGACCACCAATGATACTAAAGACCATTTtttaacgtcacaaaatcttttaatagtaactaatgttaaattttctaatgtattcggggaagtgtctttgacacaccataaTGTAGCTTTTGTCTCTAGAATGCCCCGACTGCCACATTGCTTAGTGAGCCCTATGTCCacgggcccaccttccttagtGGTCCCCGGGCCATATTTCTTAGTGGGCCCCACGTATATTCTTGGCTCACCCATATCTGacggccggtttgttacgtccgagaagctttaaatacttgtttacagaccctacaaatcaccatatgatattttcttgtgttttgtccttactCGCACATTTCCGACAATCAGTTCACGAAAAATCATCCAtactgaaactactccagctcaagcacgcttcgCAAACCAGGGTGTATTAACAATCTCCGAAATCCTATGGATCTATTaacaacaatttatattttttttaatctatctatctatgtttgttgtaagattgtgtttgattagcctattttgtCTAactattaggttgatgagcttctactcattatctccctttgggattgaatgaatggtaacaattatgtttgcacaaaaagggtatatgaccaaccaatcaaggttgagaaattaaaagaaaattaagttgacataaatatagaaaattataagcacaataatatatgaatccctaATAATTCAAAagtgaaaagataaattaaataaaaccatctaaaaatactatattaaattttaaaatacagtataagaaaaagagacacatatattaatctttttttgggtcaacatatttaTCTTACCTTtacattaaaaaagttttaccaataaaacaaagttgaaagtaatatttttgagtaaattattttgttagatggaaaatatgagatgatctatgtttaattgtttatatagaagtgagtatttacaaaatttagaattaataattaactttatattttccttaatcccatttctatttttttgtagaattaataacttaaaattagaaagtaaataatattataatttaaaatttatgaaatatatatatatatatatatataacctccttataattattaaaaaaacttaaaaaattttataattttttgataattatctttttacattattaatattgtttaaaacaaaatattttgtttttttattgtaatctTAAAtccttcctattaaatattaacttttacacatgtcaaaatctcagataagtttttgataattattttttcataatattaatattgtttaaaacaaaatattttgttttttattgtaatctcaaatccttcctattaaatattaatttttacacatgtcaaaatctcatattgatataaattttgacactatgtcaaaatcttgttaatggctaaatttcaaaacccaactttattagggttttgattaaGTTGTATTAAGGCATATATAATGGTCTTTATTGATTAATGAGAAGGCCCATTAACCATAATCTCtaagagagaattagggttaagaGAGAGCTAAGCTAAGCATTCATATCTTTCTTAATATCTCTATCAAAGAATTGGTTCAGAATAAGCTAAGCTAAGAATTTGTATTACAAATTGTAAGGCCAGTTATATTTCGAGATTTCGACCAACTCTGCGTCTGCGTATCTATCTCGCAGGTCATACATAACATAACACTAGTATTTGCTTCGAACCCTACAAATTAACCGTGCGTGTCAATCAAACACTGCCGTGTATCTGATGTTTGATTCCCGTAATTCTTacagtttcaattttttttaggttttaaaaaaaaaaaactcttgaatGATGACGAGGGCTACGACGCCGGTGATGAAGAAGGCTACTCCGGAGGTTTCTGTGAATAGAACATTtgtcttttgggacatcaagAGTTTTCCGGTTCCCCCTGGCTTTGATCCACGACGGGTCCGTCAGTGCATTCAACGGTTGCTAAAGAATTATGACTACTCTGGTCCTGTCACCATCTACGTCGTTGGCATGATAACAGACGTCCATGATGACATCCTTCGAGCTCTCTCTTCCACTGGAATCATTCTTCATTACGCCCCCTACGGTTAGTTAGTAGTATCTTCTCATGCATCCTCATATACCTTCTCCTAATGAATAGAGATGATTTTCAAGTCTTTAATTAGTTTCGTTCTTATGAATCTGCAGGTACTTCAGACATCATGTCCCTTATGTTTGAGTGCATGGAAGATAATCCACCCCCAGCTAATATTTTGGGCATATGCTATCCAAGAGCCTTCGCCACACCTCAGAGTGGATTCAACCTTTTCAGGCCGTTTCCGTATTCTTCTGCTCAAGAAGACGCCATCAGCTGGATTAACTTAATTCTGGCAGGTCTGTGTGTTTCATTTTGGTCCTAGCTCTCTCACTGTGTTGTTGTTAATATTACCAGCGGCAAATCCGAACTAGCAGCTACTTTTTATTTTCCCGCAGTGTCAGGGTCACTTAAGCATGAGGATACGTTTCCTGAAACAGATGAATCTGCCAGCTGGTTTTGCATATTATGCTATGATCATCCCCCTGGTCAAGGCTTTGATTCTTTCACCAGTCATCTCTCTTCCCCAGAACATGTACTTACGGTAATCAAGCATCCTAGCCGAACCCTTTTTTTAACtcttcttggttttgttttcctAAATCTGACCCCATATGTTTTTCCACTGGATGTGCATTTGTTTTTCAACCTCAGAGGAATGGACACTTGACAATTGGGGACAATGAACCCATGAGTAAATTCGAGGACGAGGATGGGAAACCTTCCCCCATTGTCTGGTGGCGACCAATGGcaagttttattaatatatatctgttAACTTTGAGATTTCTctaaaattgtttagttttgtttgccTAAATCTGACCCCGTACGTGTCAAAACCTCTTACCAAAACTTTTCCTTTCTCACTTGTGTAGAAGCCTACCCGGGACGAGGCTGTGGCTGACACATTGGTCTTTTGGGACATAAATATGTTTCCGGTTCCCACGAGCTTCGATGCTTGCCGGGTCGGTCCGTGCATTAAACGGTTTTTGGAGCTACATGGCTACTGTGGTCATCACACCATCAACACCGTTGGCATACTAACAGACGTCCCTCCTTACATCCTTGAAGCGCTCTCTTCCACTGGAATCAATCTTTGTCACGCCCCCCACGGTTAGTATCTTCTCATCCTTTTATGTCTTAACTCCTACTGTAAATGGATGATGAATACACAGTCTCTCAAGTCTTTTAGTTTCTTCTGAAACAGGTACCTCAGACATTATGTTGCTCATGTCTCAGTGGATCTCTAAGAATCCACCCCCTGCTAATATTTTGGGCATATGCGATACGAGAAGCTTCCCTCCTCCTTTGAGTGGATACAACCTTTTCCGGCCGTTTTCCTATTCTTCTCCTGAAGAAGACGCCTTCCTCTGGGAAAGCTCTCTTCTGACGGCAGGAGGTGTGTGTTAGTCCCCTCCACCCTCACAGTGTTGTTGATATAACCTTGCAGTTCTGTTGCTGAACTTTTTAGGGATTCTACCGCTCTCaatattaacaaacaacactGTATAATGAAgggggaagaaagaaacagCACCATAGTAGTGATCTTCCTCTTTTTAACAATTTCTTCTCTCGTTGCTATGATCAGCAATTAATTAACAAAGATACTATCATAGTTTATGTACAGTGCCTAATCAGTTATAGTTACACATTAAGCTCTTCTTACGcccaaaataatttaacaatCTTCAATTCATAGATAAATGCAACTCTGCTTTGTGATCATATTGTGAGATTCTCCTGTATGGCAAGAAAGGATCCAACAATGTTTCCTCCGACATCGGGGAACTCCGCACTCCCTGGAAGTGGCCGGACTTTGCCTTTCCGATCAACTTCTACCGGATATTTCATCAGATGTCCTCTCATCTCCGAGACTTGCTCACTCCTAAACTGTTTCCAGTTCTCCTCCGCCATTGTTCTCACCTTGCTTACACACACTAGACTCTCCGGCTCAAAAAAGCAATCATCTGACGTTGCCATGTGCTCTGCCCAAAGCGACATTCTATATCCGAATATCTGCAAAATTGATGTCGAATATGTTCTTGAAATGACTCGGACTATGAAACCATGCATGTTTGGATTATCTTTGCGTGCGATTACCTGACCCCGTGGACCAGACTGTCGCCGTGCCCATGTATGTTGAGGCTGGTAAGCTCCCATAGCAATCTCTGTGTCTCTTGTCCCTTCCATTGatctttggtttatgtttgcAGATCCAATTATCACATACTCATCATCAACAACCATCCCCTTTGAATGAACATATATCATAAATCTTCTGCTCTTTCGACATTGTGCCTATAACACCGTTTCAAATACAACTCATCATTCAACGACGACAGAAACAGCAGTAGCAAATCAAGCAGTTGGTTTGGTTACCTGAGCAGTGCTCTCGTTGCTTGAGCTTCCTGTGCCCGATTCGTTATTTTCGTTCACCATTTCTCTATTTCCAAGACAGAAGAAATTCAGATAGTCTTGTGGGGAGAATTCATCTTCGAGGCCAGCCTCTACTAAAGCATTGTTGATAGTTCCATACATCATTTGCATCGTCTTGTGCTACAAGGAAAGTAACTTTGACATTCAGTTTCAAAATCTTTCAGCACCTAGAAACTGTGTAAACACCTAAACGCCTAGTAATGGAAGGACCAATATGatttttacaaaacatcaaactGGATCTACAAAAGTTACACATGTCTGATTCTTGGATCCATTCTCTTTTATTATAACAAGTTGTGCCTGAAAGAGACTCAGACGCTAACCACCCAACTACATGCAAATTTAAGAACATGCACAATCAACATTAGAACAAACTAATTTCTACTTTAGATGATCATTTGACCAGTTTAACGAAAGATGCAAGGAAAAAATCATGACATCAATATTGTCACATGgactaagagagagagagagagagagaaggttaACGATTTgcaaagacatatatatattcactagaATTACCTGCCAATATAGAATTCTTTGTGTAGCGGCGCCGGTTGGAACTCCTTCTGGCCACATCGGAATGACAATATATGCAGCAAACCGTTCCTTTGATCTGATCTTATCAGCAATCTTCAAGGCAATTTCCATAGGAATCAGGTTGTTGGCACCTACATGAAAAACAACAATGAGCTCAACAAACAACCTTAAAGAGATGACCAAAGTTATCAAGACCATTGTCACAAGTTGAGAATCAATGCTCCCAACAATACTCaactcaataatttttttctaaaaagacACTGAAATGTCAAAATCAAGTTGGAACCCCGGTTATCATTTATCAGATACTGTACCACTAATTCTCAACTGTTACACAAactaagttttcttctttcttgtatcTAAACAATGATCAACACACgtgaatttgaaaaaattatccGAATTTTGTCTCTCTAATCATAAGCTCATTTGGAAAAGCAAGACATAAACAAACCTATGTCCTTGTGAGCATTCCAGTCGTAGGAGGATCCAATGAAATACTGGTTCTCGATGTAGATGAAGTGTTGAGCTGCACGAATGGCCTTTACATATGCAGTGTGTATGCTCATGTCAATGAGCACATTCTTACCGCACACCAAATTCTATCCAAACAAAATCCCTTTATCCATCAATTTCCCAGTCAAATAAGCGTCCACCAAATTATAATGAAAGcacaatttttctttgatatttcaACTCACCTTGCTTGTAGCATATTTTGGATCCTTTGGGAAACCTTTCACAGAGTTTGAATTGATTGAACGGAAAATCTAAAACATAAACCAGACAACCATTAGCTTAGAAACAAATACAATTGGGACAATATTTTGTGGACCAAAGTATAAGATATGAATTGTCAACTTAAAGATGGGCATCTTTCATGGACTTTGTGAATTAGGCAGAACAAAACTTTGATACAATggtcaaaagactcaaaacaccCATTTATTATATCATGGCCAGGCTAACTGTTACGACCTACGAGATGCTGATATTCAAACTAAAAGGGTTGGTTTCTGACCATATAAGAACGTCATCAAATTTTATATCTCCAGCCCCAATGCAGGGATCAAGAGTGTCATTGAATCTACATCTTGCTGTTATAGTAAACGCAATCTGtcacttttataaaataagagtTCCAAAGTGCTTACCTGAACATGCCAAGCCTCGGGGTCGTTTGCACTAACATTAGGAGCATCAAAAACTCCTAATATATCTGGAATCCTGTCGATCCTTAGTAATGCATCATCATACGATGTCTTCAATTTATTGATTCTGTGAGGCTTCGCAGCCTTCAGCCACCTCTCCTCAAAATTGGTCAGCACATCATACGCAGCTGGGCCATCAATCTTACTGTGCAAGTCATGCCAAGGTTCTCTTGGACAACCCGACACATCACCCTTAATTACATTTTAGTACGCCAAGTCAAGGTTTTCCCATtcagaacaaaagaaactaacaaCTAAGGATTACTTAGGTAATCACCAAGAATTTGAGAAGACAGAAATAACTGTAGTACCATTTAAGAAAGTTAAAAGCATTTTTGCTTTCTCCACTGCCAAAGGATATATCTTGCTAACAATTACTTAAGTATTTGACACCAAAGTTACACAAAGAATATTTAGAAAGGCAAGCAGACATACCGTGAAAGTGGGGTTGTGATAGTCACCTTTATGATCTGTTTGCAGCGTCCTAAACAACGGATGTTGTGGGGTATCATATCGGCCATCACATAGATCAAGTCCGCCCACAAAAGCTACGATTTTCCTTCTGTTACCTCCAGCATCAGCATCTACTATCAAGGTTTTTTGGTGGTGTGTATAGATGGTTCCAACTTCctgataaactaaaatataaatagaagtcGGATacctcaaccaaaaaaaaagaccaaaaattcATGTTATACGTACCCTCTGTTTGACCCAACTATGTCGCTTTCCAGCATTTCGAGGGCATAGCAAGACTTGAACTGACGAGTCCTTGAAAAAACGGCGTGTCTCCTCGTCATGGGTTCCCATCACCCCATCCTGTTCAAAGTGAACAAATTGTGT from Camelina sativa cultivar DH55 chromosome 2, Cs, whole genome shotgun sequence includes the following:
- the LOC104746742 gene encoding uncharacterized protein LOC104746742; protein product: MTRATTPVMKKATPEVSVNRTFVFWDIKSFPVPPGFDPRRVRQCIQRLLKNYDYSGPVTIYVVGMITDVHDDILRALSSTGIILHYAPYGTSDIMSLMFECMEDNPPPANILGICYPRAFATPQSGFNLFRPFPYSSAQEDAISWINLILAVSGSLKHEDTFPETDESASWFCILCYDHPPGQGFDSFTSHLSSPEHVLTRNGHLTIGDNEPMSKFEDEDGKPSPIVWWRPMFCLPKSDPVRVKTSYQNFSFLTCVEAYPGRGCG
- the LOC104711743 gene encoding uncharacterized protein LOC104711743; translation: MFPVPTSFDACRVGPCIKRFLELHGYCGHHTINTVGILTDVPPYILEALSSTGINLCHAPHGTSDIMLLMSQWISKNPPPANILGICDTRSFPPPLSGYNLFRPFSYSSPEEDAFLWESSLLTAGGVC
- the LOC104711735 gene encoding phospholipase D beta 2-like, with protein sequence MENYGSNSPYTYRPPNSDPYPPPRPYPYPPPSPHHHASSSHSGPYPPPPPSYYYASSDYQHQPPPPAPYPYPYPAHLQPTYGSYQDPPQPQLQHSMSHESVTSATSSSPSLYPPLDDLLHDLNLSVNQPTVPPPSPSAPYLPSQSSGSWQGNFYEHPTNSFSSHSDLSYSGRLDSSIHGYASAGSPHTPCTHIVPFGKSSLKVLMLHGNLDIWVSRANNLPNMDLFHKTLGVVFGKMTNMIEGQLSKKITSDPYVSISLAGAVVGRTYVISNSEYPVWQQHFYVPVAHHAAEVHFVVKDSDVVGSQLIGIVTIPVEQIYSGARIEGTYSIRDSNGKPSKPGATLSLSIQYTSMDNLSFYHSGVGAGPYYQGVPGTYFPLREGGSVTLYQDAHVPDGILPRIKLGNGMYYEHGKCWHDMFHAICQARRLIYITGWSVWHNVRLVRDKEDPASECTLGELLRSKSREGVRVLLLVWDDPTSQNILGYMTDGVMGTHDEETRRFFKDSSVQVLLCPRNAGKRHSWVKQREVGTIYTHHQKTLIVDADAGGNRRKIVAFVGGLDLCDGRYDTPQHPLFRTLQTDHKGDYHNPTFTGDVSGCPREPWHDLHSKIDGPAAYDVLTNFEERWLKAAKPHRINKLKTSYDDALLRIDRIPDILGVFDAPNVSANDPEAWHVQIFRSINSNSVKGFPKDPKYATSKNLVCGKNVLIDMSIHTAYVKAIRAAQHFIYIENQYFIGSSYDWNAHKDIGANNLIPMEIALKIADKIRSKERFAAYIVIPMWPEGVPTGAATQRILYWQHKTMQMMYGTINNALVEAGLEDEFSPQDYLNFFCLGNREMVNENNESGTGSSSNESTAQAQCRKSRRFMIYVHSKGMVVDDEYVIIGSANINQRSMEGTRDTEIAMGAYQPQHTWARRQSGPRGQIFGYRMSLWAEHMATSDDCFFEPESLVCVSKVRTMAEENWKQFRSEQVSEMRGHLMKYPVEVDRKGKVRPLPGSAEFPDVGGNIVGSFLAIQENLTI